taATGATCCTTAACTAAGGCACGCTCTATGTTCTTGTTACCATAAAATAGGCACACATACATAAGATCTACTTGAATTCACATAATCATTATTTTGGACTTGCCCACACAACCCCAAACAGCAATGTCAAGCTTCATTATACCACAACTGCAGCTTTTAATAATGATATAATTTCTTACCGTAACCCAGTAAAGTGATAAAATCCCTCTTaacagaaaacaaaccaaaataattttaaaaaaaaaacacacaagtagaGTGTTTGAAAAATGCTTGATGACCTGTTGGAGTGTTAGGGGCTTGAGGATTCCGGAGTGCCATGCAGATTAATGCTGTTCTGCCTTTTTCAGGGTTCCACGAGTGGTGGAGATCCCATAAGAAGGGGCACTCTGGAGCTGCAGTGAACTGCTCCGAATGTGCCTCGGTGTCGGCTGTGCTGGAGGTGTGGAAGGGTCAGGGCTTCCCAGACTGCATACTTCAGGGAGTGCAGCCCGTAGTAATTGAGGTAACTGCAGCGGGGCTTCAGGATCAAAGAGCAACACAACACAAGGCGATTACATGAGGTCTTTCATCAGTAACTGGAAACCGCTGTAACACGACAATAGTGCCACAtgtagaaataccaaaagaaacttaaataaatgtaatgacaAGCATTTTGAGTAAATGGCAAACCGTGCTGTTTTTCTTTTAGGGGGGCCAGTCCTTAACCCTGTCCTATGCAGACCTGGAGCAGCTGTACTCCAGGCAGCAGGAGTTCATGGACCTTTTCATCAGGGAGCAGGAAAACCTGATCGTCCTGGCGCAGGAATTCCCAAAGGAGCCCTCCGACTTCATACTGCTGTGGTAAAAAGAGAAGAGTGGGCTCTAGTTCAGCTTGAGCAGACACTGCCTCCACGCTAGTGTACAGTGTACCACTCTTAATGTGGAGACCTTATGTCCACAAGCAACTAACTGTGTCCACATTAGGCGTACTGTGCTTTACCAGCAGCTCACTGATCATCATTTAAAGGTGTGCTGAAAGCAAGCCTCCCTACAGGACTCCTCAAGCTTTAAGTGCATATACACTTGAAATGGTGCAGTGCAATACATTTACCTTAGACTGACACACAGGTAATTAGTTGTCATTTATTTATCATTGTGTAATAGATTGCTTTAACAAGACGAAACCTCTGTTACACGTACACGGTTCAGCTTGTTTGCAAGGTGGCCCTGCAATCTCCTTCCTCATCCCTCTTCAGTCCGTCTCCCAGGGGGCAGTGGATGCTCACGTGATCCATCTCCTTGTTGACTCCTGGAGAGCTGGTTAATGATGCTGATGATTTCTTTGTCTTCCCCCTCAGGAAGCCCCAGCTGGTGAGCCGTCAGGAGGTGCTGCAGGGGCTGTTCCCCAGTGCGGAGCTGCAGAGAGTCCTGGACAGGGAGGGGGTCTCTCTGAAGCGCTGCCTGGTGACAGACAGCCAGGGGCTGCAGAGCAAGGTAAGGAGCGTGGTGTCACAGGGAGGATCTCTGATGAAGATAAAGTTAAAGTGAACACTGCCAGGAGTCTGAAGGTGAAAGGCTGAGCAGCCAACTCTAATACacgtttcccatagtaaacacacagcaaagtgtattaaagtaCAGGGAAAACATTGAGGTACAGTAAGGTgtgttaaaaacatggcaaattatggtaaattaatagtataaccatgaaaaaagcatggggggaaaactgtaaaaatacaatCCAAAATTTACCggggtaagcttttataagggaaacttTGCATGTTTTGAAGACTACTAAACAGTAGGGGTGTAGTAATACAGTGAAGGCGCAATATGTATCACAGGTCATGGTACAGCATGCATCACcgtacatgtgatggtcctgatagGGTACTATGATGAGTAATAAGATTGAGTGATCATTAATGATgctgttttgttaaaagacaaaactcaaatgagagagggagagtgtgtaTCCATTCCAGCTGTTAATCGCCTTTATTCATCATTCAAGAACTTTGTGGTTGGGCTACAAGTGTGTTCCTTTGGGTCCTGTATCACGATACACACGCCCCTCGATTTGAATACTGTACATCGTGAAGAAAGTCTTGTGATTATTAATACACAGTGGCCAGTGGAAATAGCGCTACCCTAAAACTTCTAACCCTGCTGAATATGGGAAGTCTTCCcattgtgttttgtattgtacTCAGTTATGTTCAGTGGTGGTTTGTCTGCAGGCCCAGCAGGTGTACAGATGGCTGGTGGTGGGGAGCGGGCAGCCTTCGCTGAGAATCCTCCCGCTCGCGGAGTGCCGAGGGCAGTGCAGCTCCTTCAACGTGTGGCTGGAACCAGGGGACATGGGTGAGCTCAGGCTGTGGCT
The sequence above is drawn from the Acipenser ruthenus chromosome 29, fAciRut3.2 maternal haplotype, whole genome shotgun sequence genome and encodes:
- the LOC117433626 gene encoding bombesin receptor-activated protein C6orf89 homolog; translated protein: MGLAPSEPCIYEKLSESVDILRRSGYRYGMSEREIEKFIKQVLETNEPRREPPQFPILLAACKLVIALGFLLVAVLAFTYPLSFPQYRFPVGHAHNWSSPISHVRLLSLPIAKKYNLEGFHEWWRSHKKGHSGAAVNCSECASVSAVLEVWKGQGFPDCILQGVQPVVIEGGQSLTLSYADLEQLYSRQQEFMDLFIREQENLIVLAQEFPKEPSDFILLWKPQLVSRQEVLQGLFPSAELQRVLDREGVSLKRCLVTDSQGLQSKAQQVYRWLVVGSGQPSLRILPLAECRGQCSSFNVWLEPGDMVYADSKFWQMDLFPGRGQSIVCDGFAF